One window of the Perca flavescens isolate YP-PL-M2 chromosome 5, PFLA_1.0, whole genome shotgun sequence genome contains the following:
- the prkab1b gene encoding 5'-AMP-activated protein kinase subunit beta-1b: MGNSSSDRSSDGQRDRSYRDGQQGGKEARPNILLDSTEDADLFQREDTKAPQEIQEFLAWQQDLESDSKSPTQARPTMFRWPGAAKEVFVSGSFNNWATKIPLNKSQKNFVAIVDLPEGEHQYKFCVDGQWTLDPTGAVMTSKTGTVNNVIQVKSSDFEVFDALRIDSEDSADMSDLSSSPPGPYLQEAYVIKPEDKIKQPPILPPHLLQVLLNKDTGISCDPTLLPEPNHVMLNHLYALSIKDGVMVLSATHRYKKKYVTTLLYKPI; the protein is encoded by the exons ATGGGGAACAGCAGCAGTGACCGGTCCAGCGATGGGCAGCGGGACAGGTCCTACAGAGATGGACAACAAGGAGGGAAAGAGGCACGTCCCAACATCCTGCTAGACAGCACCGAGGACGCAGACCTTTTCCAGAGAGAAGATACAAAG GCTCCGCAGGAAATACAGGAATTTCTGGCCTGGCAGCAGGACCTGGAGAGTGATAGCAAAAGTCCAACGCAGGCCAGACCGACTATGTTCAGGTGGCCGGGGGCCGCCAAAGAAGTCTTTGTGTCCGGCTCTTTTAACAACTGGGCCACCAAGATCCCTCTCAACAAAAG TCAAAAAAACTTTGTGGCTATCGTGGACCTGCCAGAGGGAGAGCACCAGTACAAGTTCTGTGTAGACGGTCAGTGGACCTTGGATCCTACTGGG GCTGTGATGACGTCTAAAACTGGCACAGTTAATAATGTCATTCAGGTAAAGTCAAGCGACTTTGAAGTCTTTGATGCCCTCAGGATTGACTCGGAGGATTCTGCAGATATGTCAG ACCTGTCCAGTTCCCCTCCCGGCCCCTACCTACAGGAAGCATATGTGATCAAGCCAGAAGACAAGATCAAGCAGCCTCCCATCTTACCTCCCCACCTGCTGCAAGTGCTGCTCAACAAGGACACAGGGATCTCT TGTGACCCGACGCTGCTTCCAGAGCCCAACCATGTGATGCTCAATCACCTGTACGCCCTCTCCATCAAG GATGGGGTGATGGTTCTCAGTGCAACGCACCGATACAAAAAGAAGTACGTGACCACTCTTCTCTACAAGCCAATATAA
- the LOC114556139 gene encoding phospholipase A2, minor isoenzyme, whose amino-acid sequence MNLTAPLLLLLTACAASGALLPKALWQFGQMIPCAQPGVNSLKYNNYGCWCGFGGKGSPVDELDMCCKVHDKCYQESRKAPGCTAIADLPYVLVYDFTCSNQQVTCSATNNKCQAAVCECDRVAAHCFAQSAYNPENKNLDPKVHCVN is encoded by the exons ATGAATCTGAcagctcctctgctgctgcttctcaCGG CTTGTGCGGCCAGCGGTGCGCTGCTGCCCAAGGCCTTATGGCAGTTTGGGCAGATGATCCCTTGCGCCCAGCCTGGCGTCAACTCCCTAAAGTACAACAATTACGGCTGCTGGTGCGGCTTCGGGGGGAAGGGAAGCCCTGTGGATGAATTGGACAT GTGCTGTAAAGTTCACGACAAATGCTATCAAGAAAGCAGAAAGGCTCCAGGGTGCACGGCTATCGCTGACCTTCCCTATGTTCTTGTTTATGACTTCACCTGTTCAAACCAACAAGTGACCTGCTCAG CAACCAACAATAAGTGCCAGGCTGCCGTGTGTGAGTGCGACCGGGTGGCGGCTCACTGCTTCGCTCAGTCCGCATACAACCCTGAAAACAAGAACCTCGATCCCAAAGTCCACTGTGTCAACTAA
- the pla2g1b gene encoding phospholipase A2, translating into MRLTQSLLILVLSLPALLCYRAVWQFRAMILCTVPDSWPVLDYADYGCYCGLGGSGTPVDELDRCCQIHDQCYSDAMQLDECWPIFDNPYTELYRHRCDKASKSVTCLDDNNPCERFICECDRKAAMCFAKADYNERNANLPSERCK; encoded by the exons ATGCGTCTGACTCAGTCCCTGCTCATCCTGGTCCTCAGCCTCCCTGCCT TGCTGTGTTACAGAGCTGTGTGGCAGTTCAGGGCGATGATCCTCTGCACTGTACCTGACAGCTGGCCCGTGCTGGACTACGCTGACTATGGCTGCTACTGCGGCCTGGGAGGCTCTGGCACACCTGTTGATGAGCTTGACAG GTGCTGTCAGATCCACGACCAGTGCTACAGTGATGCCATGCAGCTCGACGAATGCTGGCCCATCTTTGACAACCCCTACACCGAACTGTACCGCCACAGGTGTGACAAGGCCAGCAAGAGCGTCACCTGCCTGG ATGACAACAACCCCTGTGAGAGGTTCATCTGTGAGTGTGACAGGAAAGCAGCCATGTGTTTCGCCAAGGCAGATTATAATGAAAGAAACGCCAACCTTCCCAGCGAACGCTGCAAGTAG
- the LOC114555405 gene encoding C-type lectin domain family 4 member E, which translates to MEAQYHRFASSDNSSVQEEHKTTAQTVSAGLRRIVVYVLYGVLLLLLLILLMVTGIRFSQLNKGITDVKLSLERISSGGTTSSSSSGQEMVSGATTMQEVVLQKLVPVQGTCREGWESFQRSCYLLSLTAVTWSKAEERCRTHGAHLVVLNNAEELDYISKVVEIRYNYWIGLVEREHEGHWSWVDGTDFNSTPTFWDKGQPDNWDYRENGEDCGQIHSSAIRKRKMWNDADCNLPYPYICETKA; encoded by the exons ATGGAGGCTCAGTATCACCGGTTTGCATCGTCTGATAACAGCTCTGTCCAGGAAGAGCACAAAACGACTGCCCAAACGG TGTCTGCAGGTCTGAGGAGGATAGTGGTGTATGTCCTGTAtggtgtgctgctgctgctgctgttaattCTGCTGATGGTCACTGGGATAAGAT TCTCCCAGTTAAACAAGGGAATCACTGACGTCAAACTAAGCCTTGAGAGGATCAGCAGTGGAGGGACAACTTCATCGTCCAGTTCAGGTCAGGAAATGGTTTCAGGTGCAACAACTATGCAGGAGGTCGTCTTACAGAAACTTGTCCCAGTTCAAG GAACGTGCAGGGAAGGATGGGAGTCTTTCCAGAGGAGCTGCTACCTGCTATCCCTCACTGCCGTGACCTGGAGCAAAGCAGAGGAGCGGTGCCGAACACACGGAGCACACCTGGTGGTTCTGAACAACGCGGAGGAACTG GACTACATTTCCAAAGTAGTTGAAATCAGATATAACTATTGGATTGGACTCGTGGAGCGAGAACACGAGGGACACTGGAGCTGGGTGGATGGAACGGACTTCAATTCCACCCCAAC TTTCTGGGATAAGGGTCAGCCTGACAACTGGGACTACAGAGAGAACGGAGAGGACTGTGGGCAGATTCACAGTTCTGCGATACGCAAACGCAAGATGTGGAATGACGCAGACTGCAACCTGCCGTATCCATACATCTGTGAAACCAAGGCGTGA
- the cox6a1 gene encoding cytochrome c oxidase subunit 6A1, mitochondrial, translating to MAALGRFSQMLLRSSLTQTRRQLSAAAAGHGDQAARTWKILTFVVALPGVAVCMLNMYLKEQQHSHEQPEFVPYSHLRIRSKRFPWGDGNKSLFHNAHLNALPDGYEGHDE from the exons ATGGCGGCTCTCGGACGCTTCTCTCAAATGTTGCTGAGGTCTTCTTTGACCCAGACCCGGCGTCAgctttctgctgctgctgccggacACGGGGACCAGGCAG CTAGGACATGGAAGATCCTCACTTTCGTGGTTGCCCTGCCCGGTGTTGCGGTGTGCATGTTGAACATGTACCTGAAAGAGCAGCAGCATAGCCATGAACAGCCAGAGTTTGTCCCTTACAGCCACCTTCGCATTCGCAGCAAG CGTTTCCCTTGGGGAGATGGCAACAAATCCCTTTTCCACAACGCTCACTTGAATGCCCTTCCTGACGGCTATGAGGGCCACGATGAATAA